In Haloterrigena turkmenica DSM 5511, a single genomic region encodes these proteins:
- a CDS encoding DUF1802 family protein, whose protein sequence is MSDARNATETVPALKERAGVVNALLDGTQTVLVRHPTLDPGTIDDEFVLYPAYSHQDPARYQSRYEHYYHRSSAKPDAGVPIRAVADVREEYRVSSDALEALARHYVYTPDGLRDKYDPEDDLRVLLLRVSALVSPRLVEERGSYRGCRAWIDLEDDVDVDTEASLPVLDDVAFAERRAAVRGVLE, encoded by the coding sequence ATGAGCGACGCGAGAAATGCTACCGAGACGGTGCCGGCACTGAAGGAGCGCGCCGGCGTCGTCAACGCCCTGCTCGACGGCACGCAGACCGTGCTCGTTCGCCACCCGACGCTCGATCCAGGCACGATCGACGACGAATTCGTGCTCTATCCGGCCTATAGCCATCAGGACCCCGCGCGGTACCAGTCGCGATACGAGCACTACTACCATCGCTCGAGCGCGAAACCCGACGCCGGCGTGCCGATCCGCGCCGTCGCCGACGTCCGCGAGGAATACCGCGTCTCGAGTGACGCCCTCGAGGCGCTGGCTCGCCACTACGTCTACACGCCGGACGGCCTGCGCGACAAGTACGACCCGGAGGACGACCTGCGCGTGCTGTTGCTTCGCGTGTCGGCGCTCGTGTCACCGCGACTCGTCGAGGAGCGGGGCAGCTACCGCGGCTGTCGCGCGTGGATCGACCTCGAGGACGACGTCGACGTCGATACCGAGGCCTCGCTCCCCGTGCTCGACGACGTGGCGTTCGCGGAGCGACGGGCCGCGGTTCGGGGCGTCCTCGAGTGA
- a CDS encoding class I SAM-dependent methyltransferase, with product MTTRDDEAVKERVQQYWDDRSESYDGDSQHAIHSDEQRDAWLSILRDWTGDGDPPRRTLDVGCGTGVISLLLAELGHVVTGVDLSTDMLERARAKARDRDRSVEFRNGDAESISAPENAYDLVTARHLVWTLPNPLAAIREWQRVVRPGGRIVLIEGHWDFDEAFDGYQEIHDELPLYDGRPPEELVDVLEEHGLERVEYEPLMESVLWGEEPNYEQYVVAGHVPE from the coding sequence GTGACGACTCGAGACGACGAGGCCGTTAAAGAGCGCGTCCAGCAGTATTGGGACGACCGTTCGGAGTCGTACGACGGAGACAGCCAACATGCCATCCACAGCGACGAGCAGCGCGACGCGTGGCTGTCGATCCTCCGGGACTGGACCGGTGACGGTGACCCACCTCGGCGAACTCTCGACGTCGGCTGTGGAACGGGCGTCATCTCGCTGTTGCTGGCCGAACTCGGTCACGTCGTCACCGGAGTCGACCTCTCGACGGACATGCTCGAGCGCGCTCGAGCGAAAGCTCGCGACCGCGACCGGTCGGTCGAGTTCCGAAACGGGGACGCGGAATCGATTTCGGCTCCCGAAAACGCGTACGATCTGGTGACGGCCCGGCACCTCGTCTGGACGCTGCCGAATCCGTTGGCGGCGATTCGCGAGTGGCAACGAGTCGTCCGTCCGGGCGGCCGGATCGTCCTGATCGAAGGCCACTGGGACTTCGACGAGGCGTTCGACGGCTATCAGGAGATCCACGACGAGTTGCCGCTGTACGACGGACGGCCGCCCGAAGAGTTGGTCGACGTACTCGAAGAACACGGGCTCGAGCGGGTCGAGTACGAGCCGCTAATGGAGTCGGTGCTCTGGGGCGAAGAGCCGAACTACGAGCAGTACGTCGTCGCTGGCCACGTTCCGGAATAA
- a CDS encoding cobalt-precorrin-7 (C(5))-methyltransferase: MSDEYDLEAGPDPATFAAAAPEPNIDEETEDPVYAVGVGPGNQEYLTPRGERAIREADVVVGFTTVVEFVEDLTDADLLTCGYKDEAEALEAFGERVAAGESGTAVAMGDPNHSGYQFVGKVQDAVEREARNRDVDPRSVRIVPGISSLQLAASRARTPMEDTEFVTLHKSGGLEADMERLAAAGTVDERHLLVLPRPYDRMPGDIAAFLLEEGADPNLEALVLEKLTHEDEEIHRFTLAELSEHAGGTGTEDTPFSDLVVLAVRQPVP, translated from the coding sequence ATGAGCGACGAGTACGACCTCGAGGCGGGGCCGGATCCGGCGACGTTCGCGGCGGCAGCGCCGGAGCCGAACATCGACGAGGAGACCGAGGACCCCGTCTACGCCGTCGGCGTCGGACCCGGCAATCAAGAGTATCTGACTCCGCGAGGCGAACGGGCGATCCGCGAGGCCGATGTCGTCGTCGGCTTTACCACCGTCGTGGAGTTCGTCGAGGACCTGACCGACGCCGACCTGCTGACCTGCGGGTACAAGGACGAGGCCGAGGCGCTCGAGGCGTTCGGCGAGCGCGTCGCGGCCGGCGAGTCGGGAACCGCCGTCGCGATGGGCGACCCCAACCACTCGGGCTACCAGTTCGTCGGAAAGGTGCAAGATGCGGTCGAACGGGAGGCGAGGAACCGCGACGTCGATCCGAGATCCGTTCGGATCGTCCCCGGTATCTCCTCGCTCCAGCTGGCCGCCAGCCGCGCCCGCACGCCGATGGAGGACACCGAGTTCGTCACGCTCCACAAGAGCGGCGGCCTCGAGGCCGATATGGAACGCCTCGCGGCCGCCGGGACGGTCGACGAGCGCCATCTGCTCGTGCTCCCCCGGCCCTACGACCGGATGCCTGGAGATATCGCCGCCTTCCTGCTCGAGGAGGGTGCTGATCCGAACCTCGAGGCGCTGGTCCTCGAGAAGCTGACTCACGAGGACGAAGAGATCCACCGGTTCACGCTGGCGGAGTTGTCCGAGCACGCCGGTGGAACCGGAACGGAAGACACGCCGTTCTCGGATCTCGTCGTGCTCGCCGTTCGGCAGCCGGTGCCGTAG
- a CDS encoding cobyrinic acid a,c-diamide synthase → MNGFVLGGVSSGVGKTVATLSIVQALEDAGYAVQPAKAGPDFIDPSHHEAIAGRPSRTLDLWLCGEDGLRRNYQRGEGDICVVEGVMGLYDGDGSSTAMVAEALELPVVLVVDAKAGMESVAATALGFKEYADAIGRDIEVAGVVAQRAHGGRHEQGIRDALPDDLEYFGRIPPNDDLEIPNRHLGLEMGAEAALPRDALREAAESLEAERLAAVATEPPAPERSLEDSPEPIDATIAVASDAAFCFRYPATIERFRERAELVTFSPVAGDSIPDCDGVYLPGGYPELHADGLEASDTLDELGALAREGLPVLGECGGLMAMSQSLTTVEGDRHEMAGILPADVTMHDRYQALDHVECEALEGTLTAGAGETIRGHEFHYSSADVDGDARFAFETVRGDGIDGNHDGLTEYDSLGTYVHVHAESGAFDRFLEESGR, encoded by the coding sequence ATGAACGGATTCGTCCTCGGCGGCGTCAGCTCCGGCGTCGGGAAGACGGTCGCGACGCTGTCGATCGTGCAGGCCCTCGAGGACGCCGGCTACGCGGTCCAGCCGGCCAAGGCGGGCCCGGACTTCATCGATCCGAGCCACCACGAGGCGATCGCGGGCCGGCCCTCCCGCACGCTCGATCTCTGGCTCTGCGGCGAGGATGGCCTGCGGCGAAACTACCAGCGAGGCGAGGGCGATATCTGCGTCGTCGAGGGCGTCATGGGCCTCTATGACGGCGACGGCTCGAGCACGGCGATGGTCGCCGAAGCGCTCGAGTTACCCGTCGTCCTCGTCGTCGACGCCAAGGCCGGCATGGAGAGCGTCGCCGCGACCGCGCTGGGCTTCAAGGAGTACGCCGACGCGATCGGCCGCGATATCGAGGTCGCCGGCGTCGTCGCCCAGCGGGCCCACGGTGGCCGTCACGAGCAGGGCATTCGCGACGCCCTCCCCGACGACCTCGAGTACTTCGGGCGGATCCCGCCGAACGACGACCTCGAGATTCCCAATCGGCACCTCGGCCTCGAGATGGGCGCGGAGGCCGCCCTCCCCAGAGACGCGTTGCGGGAGGCCGCGGAGTCGCTCGAGGCCGAACGGCTGGCCGCGGTCGCGACGGAGCCGCCCGCGCCGGAGCGGTCACTCGAGGACTCCCCTGAACCCATCGACGCCACGATCGCCGTCGCCAGCGACGCCGCCTTCTGCTTCCGGTATCCGGCGACGATCGAGCGGTTCCGCGAGCGCGCCGAACTGGTCACATTCTCACCGGTTGCGGGCGATTCCATCCCCGACTGCGACGGCGTCTACCTCCCCGGCGGCTACCCCGAACTCCACGCCGACGGCCTCGAGGCCAGCGACACGCTCGACGAACTCGGAGCGCTCGCGCGCGAGGGACTGCCGGTCCTCGGCGAGTGTGGCGGGCTGATGGCCATGAGTCAGTCGCTGACCACCGTGGAGGGCGACCGTCACGAGATGGCCGGGATCCTTCCGGCAGACGTCACCATGCACGACCGCTATCAGGCGCTCGATCACGTCGAGTGCGAGGCCCTCGAGGGGACGCTCACTGCCGGCGCCGGCGAGACGATTCGGGGCCACGAGTTCCACTACTCGAGCGCCGACGTCGACGGCGACGCTCGCTTCGCCTTCGAGACCGTGCGGGGCGACGGCATCGACGGGAATCACGACGGCCTGACCGAGTACGACTCGCTGGGGACGTACGTCCACGTCCACGCCGAGAGCGGCGCGTTCGATCGGTTCCTCGAGGAGAGCGGTCGCTGA